One Salvia miltiorrhiza cultivar Shanhuang (shh) unplaced genomic scaffold, IMPLAD_Smil_shh fragScaff_scaffold_39, whole genome shotgun sequence DNA window includes the following coding sequences:
- the LOC131002913 gene encoding auxin response factor 1 produces the protein MMAHLAANHFAGGPPPTGALNEALFKELWHACAGPLVSVPREDERVYYFPQGHMEQLEASTHQGLDQQLPSFNLPSKILCKVMNVQLRAEPDTDEVYAQITLLPEHDQSEVTSPDPPLPEPEKCSVHSFCKTLTASDTSTHGGFSVLRRHADDCLPPLDMSQQPPWQELVASDLHGNEWHFRHIFRGQPRRHLLTTGWSVFVSAKKLVAGDAFIFLRGENGELRVGVRRLMRQPNNMPSSVISSHSMHLGVLATASHAISTRTLFSVFYKPRTSRSEFIVSVNKYLEAQNHKLSVGMRFKMRFEGEEVPERRFSGTIVGVGNNNASSRWPDSEWRSLKVQWDEPSAIVRPERVSAWEIEPLVAATPPNSQTQQRNKRSRPPVLPSPMQDPSPLCMWKSPADSPSAFACRDPSRGRDTYQSPKISDGTRISGINFNENLLPVSSNSVYQPNQIETPAESFTPLSEKRQANGCRLFGIELLDHSSIEDTSPAIQSGTAIEDSSVPLDAEYEQHSEPSDRNPSDVPSVSCDPDKSCLRSPHDAHSRQLRSCTKVHMQGIAVGRAVDLTRFDCYEDLLKKLEEMFEITGELSESTKKWQVVYTDDEDDMMMVGDDPWHEFCTMVKKIYIYSTEEAKRLSPKIKLPMAEVKSGKVLSDAAVGTEEQSSTVGSGY, from the exons ATGATGGCACACCTTGCTGCAAATCATTTTGCTGGAGGACCCCCACCCACAG GGGCCCTGAATGAAGCATTGTTTAAAGAACTTTGGCATGCCTGTGCTGGGCCACTTGTCAGTGTTCCACGTGAAGATGAACGAGTTTATTACTTTCCACAAGGTCACATGGAACAG CTCGAAGCATCTACACATCAGGGATTGGATCAACAACTTCCTTCGTTCAATTTACCCAGTAAAATCCTCTGCAAAGTGATGAATGTTCAACTTCGG GCTGAACCAGACACAGATGAGGTGTATGCTCAAATAACGCTTCTCCCCGAACACGAT CAAAGTGAAGTCACTAGTCCTGACCCTCCTCTACCAGAGCCTGAAAAGTGCAGTGTTCATTCATTTTGTAAGACTCTCACTGCTTCTGATACCAGCACCCATGGTGGATTCTCGGTGTTAAGAAGGCATGCTGATGATTGTTTGCCCCCACTG GATATGTCTCAACAACCACCCTGGCAGGAGTTGGTAGCTTCTGATCTCCATGGGAATGAATGGCATTTCCGTCACATTTTCCGAG GTCAACCAAGGCGTCACTTATTGACTACTGGCTGGAGTGTGTTTGTCAGTGCGAAAAAATTGGTTGCAGGAGATGCTTTTATCTTCCTAAG AGGAGAAAATGGGGAACTCCGAGTAGGGGTGCGCAGGCTTATGAGACAACCAAACAACATGCCATCTTCTGTTATATCAAGTCACAGTATGCATCTTGGGGTTCTAGCAACTGCATCACATGCCATCTCCACTAGAACCTTATTTTCAGTCTTTTATAAACCAAG GACTAGTCGATCTGAATTTATAGTAAGTGTTAACAAGTATCTTGAAGCTCAAAATCACAAGCTCTCAGTAGGGATGAGGTTTAAGATGAGATTTGAAGGTGAAGAGGTACCTGAAAGAAG GTTCAGTGGAACTATTGTTGGTGTTGGAAATAATAATGCTTCATCTCGATGGCCTGATTCCGAGTGGAGATCTCTGAAG GTCCAATGGGACGAACCTTCTGCAATAGTACGTCCAGAGAGAGTTTCAGCATGGGAAATAGAACCCCTAGTTGCAGCAACTCCTCCAAACTCACAGACTCAACAAAGAAATAAGCGGTCACGACCACCTGTTTTGCCTTCACCAATGCAAGATCCATCTCCACTTT GTATGTGGAAGTCACCAGCTGATTCCCCCTCAGCATTTGCCTGCCGCGATCCATCACGTGGTCGAGACACTTATCAATCACCTAAGATCAGTGACGGAACCAGAATTAGCGGGATCAATTTTAATGAGAACTTGCTACCTGTGTCGAGCAACTCTGTATACCAGCCTAATCAAATAGAAACTCCTGCAGAGTCATTTACTCCCCTTAGTGAAAAAAGGCAGGCAAATGGCTGCAGGTTGTTTGGAATCGAGTTGCTTGACCATTCTTCTATTGAAGATACATCACCAGCCATTCAGTCTGGAACAGCTATTGAGGATTCTTCTGTTCCTCTAGATGCTGAATATGAACAACATTCTGAGCCATCAGACCGTAATCCATCTGATGTTCCCTCAGTCAGTTGTGATCCTGATAAGTCATGCCTTAGATCCCCTCATGATGCACACAGCAGGCAACTCCGCAGCTGCACAAAG GTTCACATGCAAGGAATTGCTGTTGGCAGAGCAGTAGACCTGACCAGGTTTGATTGCTATGAGGATCTGCTCAAAAAATTGGAAGAGATGTTTGAAATTACAGGGGAACTCTCTGAGTCAACAAAGAAATGGCAAGTTGTCTACACAGATGATGAGGATGACATGATGATGGTTGGAGATGATCCATGGCA TGAATTTTGCACCATGGTGAAGAAGATATATATCTACTCAACCGAGGAAGCAAAGAGGCTGTCGCCCAAGATAAAGCTTCCCATGGCAGAGGTCAAATCTGGGAAGGTCCTGTCTGATGCAGCTGTTGGCACTGAAGAACAGTCTTCAACCGTTGGATCTGGTTACTGA